The Styela clava chromosome 3, kaStyClav1.hap1.2, whole genome shotgun sequence genome includes the window AGGCAACAGTAAACTATCAGCCAGTTATTTAAATTAGATCTAATGGAGAAGTAAAGCACATTTTTTTGGCCTTTACTTGAGACAGTCTAACAGTTCAATGTCCGACAATCTTTGTCTGATATAATCTGTAAATTCGTTGTCATCACCTCAATATAAATCCAGGAAGGGGTAAAATTGGTGCCAGTATCTGCCAGTTGAgcagttttataaatttaggaattaagacctaaaacataaaaatttctcGCCCCTTTTGTAAGGACCTGATGCCGCATTACAATCTTTAGATTTCgatcatattcaaattattcttaTATTTCGTTTAGACAAAATGCCTTCTTCACATTTATTAAACAAGACAGCCAGGTCTGATTATATGGCTCTTGACATCGGAGAAAGCTGTCAAGcaatgtacatatggattgaTGGTACCGGACAAACACTCAGAGTCAAAACAAAAACACTTCCCAGAGAACCAATATCTATAGAAGGTTAGTTTATTTcactcatttatttttttatcattcttaATATATAAGATTGGGAACACGAATCAAAACTAGTTTCATCTATGAATGAAAACAATATTAcgatatattaatttatatataaagtataaCAGTATAAAGTGATTTCAATTACAAATACCCTAAACCATTGACTTTCATATTGGGTAgttttaattgaaataattcgaattatggtttcaaaaatattgagtttGACAAACTATAAATTTCCTATTTATCACAGCTAATTGTCTGTACCTTTTTCAGAAATCCCGGAATGGAATTTTGATGGTTCAAGTACCGGACAAGCAGAAGGATCAAACAGTGATTGTTTTTTAAAACCTGTGGCAATGTTTAGAGATCCATTCAGAGGAGATCCTAATAAATTAATTCTTTGTGAAGTTTTGAACTATAAACATGAACCAGTAGGTTAGTAATTTGTATTGTTTTGCTATTTGACAACAGTAGAAACtattttctttttgtatttAGAGAATTACTTTCGATCagaactgtttttattttagtaatctGGCTGATTATTTCTTTCTTGGATCTTAAAGTTATTTGTAAATTACCCAattatttatttccaaattttaaataaattttttcagcTACAAATCACAGGCATTCATGTCTGCAAGTAATGGAAGAAGCAAAGATTGCTCGACCTTGGTTTGGAATTGAACAAGAATACACATTACTTGACGTTGATGGACATCCATTTGGTTGGCCTAAACAGGGTTATCCTGGCCCACAAGGTAAGAATAAGAgaaacatattcaaaatgtatGGGCTAATTTGTAATAGATAGTTTTTTCAGTCCACTGATATCCACTAAAATGTATTCCATTTCATCTATTTTACAATACTTTTATAACACTTAATTTATATGGTAATCCAAATACATGGCTTATTGCATAGGCTATATAGGAATTAAAATTAGAATGTTcttttatattgtatattttttattacttttgtcTTTCAtggtttattttagcacaataCATAACTTGAATTCCATCGATTtagaataatatattaaatatttcatttagcaCATACTTGCTGATATTCAGTTCTCTATTGTAATAAACCTTTCAcatatgtaggcctatgtatTGTTTTACGTGTTTGAAAGTTTTGCAGCTTATGTATGTTTGAATTTTGTAATGtctgcaaatattttattcaaccgGTTCAGACTATTGGTGTTTGTTCTGCTGAGTTCAGTGGTGGTTTATTTCACCTGATCACACAACCAGACCTGTGTAGTGGTGGACATCTGTTTTAATATATTGCCAAGATACCGTCATGCTATACTAATAATATTTACATATGTGTTtaaatggcaataaaaaattatttttaatggtgAATGAATCTTTTTATGCTGATTGAATTATTGTTTAATTGAATTGACTTAGAAAAGTCAACATAATCATTAAATACTCATAAATGATGATTGCATAACATGTCATAATATTACATGCTATACCAGACACAAactcattttttaatattcacaCTTAATTTTACATACATGTTGAACATTTTCTGAGAATTGAAATCAAAGGctgtaaaatattgattttattttcagtgaTGCGAAAATAAATTTATCCTCTGGACAAACAAATATTCttaataaatattatcaaaagaaaaacaattttgtattcatcaaattgaaaaaaaataagataaGTTCTTGCCCGAAAGCTTGTTGTTGCTAATTGACAATTATGCATTTAAAGTGTTGATGGGAATGGTGGTTCAAATGTGCTAATTGCATTTCCAAATATGATATTAGCCGAGTTCAGATGCAAATGTCATTAAAACTATGTATTTGTcctttcaatttctttgttaCTTTACCTGTTCGCCTACTTCGAATTGGGAGTATTTGCTGAATGTAAATAAAACTTTACCATCTTCTGCATACTTGTAGCATGAATGGGTTTCCCTTATTTGAGCAAATCATGTTGAGAAATGCAGATTCAGCACAAAGTTGGACTTTGGCCGCTTGCCTCacccaataaaaaaaacatggttTATTGTATTGTCATCTTTGCTTATTATATATAACAATTGTAAATTGTGTTGACATTTGTTTCTCAAATAGAAATAGGATAATGCGAagttgcattttttttttggttatttAGGTGTCATTTTGTGGATGTCATATGGATTGTGTTACGAAATGATTCTCTTTATTCATCTCTATTGATTTGTGCATGGTTGCATAATATGTAGTCaaaaatttgttgaaacaaaaaaacaaaatcttaCTTCACTTATTACAGCCTACAGGTTCCACGAAGCtacttttatcaaaatttctgtTAAATATTTATCGTTTTGCATTTCAGGACCTTATTATTGCGGAGTTGGCACTGGTCGAGTGTATGGCCGAGATGTTGTCGAAGCCCATTATCGAGCCTGTCTTTATGCTGGCATTAGGATTTGTGGCACAAATGCAGAAGTAATGCCAGCACAATGGGAATATCAGGTATTTTTATTAAACGTtctcttttttaatatattgttagCTTTGTATTTGTAAGTCGTGAAGAAAAAGGTGAATGAATTGAAAAGCATTTAGTTAATATCAGATATAATTTAAGTGATTAAGCAAGTTATTAATCTAGTCAACTCTTTATTTGACTGTATCTGTCATGTTAAATGGTGATATACATTCAAAGGATGTTAAAAATGGTTCAGTCAAGACTTCTCAGTCATTAACCTAATTTTGTTCCATGTATTGTTTTGGCAAACTATCAAGATTGATAGTTGTCACCCAtgttttataaaacattttataaataaaatgatgaacaaattaaaaaagatttcattttaaacattttttaatctGAAATTGTGAAGTGATGGCCATGAAATAATTCAGATAAAGGGAATTGTTTGTGATGTACTGCATACTGTGATGTACTTGTGATACGTTACCCCTTATGCACACCTACATTATCAACCAATGTATTTTCTAGTTTGAAAATGTTATTCAACCTTTTGAAATAGAAAACATGTTTTCTGTATGCTCAGATTAGAGCATAAAACTCCCTTGCTATGCCTTGTTGATTATGTATGTAAAGAAATAGGGCATGTCAGAGTAAACAATAGCTctgtatttataaatttaatctGGTACTTGTCTGGGGATAGTTCCGGGTTCAATGAGGGGAAGAAGTATACGTTGGTTTTTCTTTCAATTGCGTCACTAATGTTTACCTGCTCCGTATcctatttattatataaaattcacCTATGGGTCGATACTCTCGTATTCTCCTTTGTTTCTTAATAAAATGAGAGTTCTTGATGCGGTTGATAACGGCTTCCTAACCGAAGTTCCTATCTATACTTTCATATTTAGAAATGCTCgtataattttttgtaaattcattaAACATTGATGGGAGGGAGAATTACTGGTGAACAATCCTCAAGTTATGTGACAAGTTTATTGTCATTAGTCATTACAAATTATATAGGGTAGTTatgatttgtttaaatataatcaaatatgggTGTTGGTGAAACATGCTTACAGGCATGCTTGATCTATAGATCATGCTTGGATGAAGTAAAAAAGAAACTCTAAGTGTACATCTACTAGTCAAACAGACAACCATAAAATATGTGGGTTTCATTCCACTAACGTCATGGAGTCAACTTCTCCCGGTGATCTATTTATGCAAATAATGATCCAGTGCGaatcttttgaacttttaaTGACTGTATGACTCTTTTGGTGAATGGTCTATGACGCAACGTGAAATGAGCTGGTTGTTGCTATGTTACATTTCCGTGTTATTAAAATGAAGTTTTGTCACTGTACAGTTTTTTTGATCCTCGAACATTTTAGTTTGGCAATGTACTTCATTAATAACGAATTTGCCCTATCTAATTATGTATTAATTTGGACATTCACATTGATATCAAacaaaatttggtaaaatactAATGGCTGTAACATAGTATTATCTAATTAAAGCTTTAACGCTATATCTAAAATCAATCATTTCTGTCAATATGCCGGCATGACGTAGGCTATATTGAttcattaattatatttttgacaatCAATAAAATAGCTGTTATGTATAGTCAACTATAGTATTGATCAATATGTATAACGTATGCTAAAACATAATAAcatgatgaaaaaatatattttatcattttttgggGTATTGACTTCATTCTTAAACTCTTTGAAATATGTGAAAGGCTCTTGTAACTTGTAGTACAATTCAGAATATTTTACTCTTGgttttctgttttttaaattttaacattcatctgtacatttttttatttcttatcaGGTTGGAACTTGTGAAGGTGTTGAGATGGGGGACCATTTAATAGTTTCTCGATTTCTCCTTCATCGTGTCTGTGAAGACTTCGGTATCATCGCTTCTTTTGACCCCAAACCAATGCCAGGCGATTGGAATGGTGCAGGTTGCCATACAAATTACAGCACAGAAGAAATGAGAAATCCTGGTGGCATAAGGTTAGAATAGTGTTTTCAACCTTGGTAGAGCAAAACCCTGATGAAACGTTCCAGACAATCGAGGCACCTTTGTGCAACAGTTTAATTTCCCTAGgcaaaaaatatcatttcataaataaaatcataTAAGAGCAAACCTAATACTAGCAAATCAAGATGATTTTTAAAGTGTAGCAAGCTTAATATAAGTGGCAAACCTAAAGGGgatttcatttaatttaaacaatatacacaTGATAATACTGACTCTCAGATTTGAATGTCAATTGTGGGACCTTAGGACTGTACTAGCGGAATCCTGGGGTGCCGCGGAACCCTGCTTGAAAACCACTGGGCTAGAATATTGAATTTTGAGACAACCTCATTCACATGAAATTAAGCCTTAGCATTGGATAAAGTCACATTTGCAAAAGTGCATTCAAAAGTTTCAAATTGATTAAAAGTTATGGAAAATATGAGGTTTTGCAGATAAGAAGTAGTAATTAAGTTGATATTATTCATCCCTCTTACGTACGTATTTAACAGTCATCCACATATTTTTGAATTGGACTATTtctgttttatattcatttgaaTTATCTTATAATGTTTCAACACATCTATGAGAAATTATTTATTGGTCTTCTAAAGTTGTATTTAGCACTTAATAGAACAGTAGACACAGTTTCACACTCTCTAATTGTAATATGTTATTATATGTTAGTGTTCTTTATACAAGTAAACAGGAAATTGTTAAAGTTGTTACTTGTTTTACAATGGTTTCAACG containing:
- the LOC120342089 gene encoding glutamine synthetase-like, with translation MPSSHLLNKTARSDYMALDIGESCQAMYIWIDGTGQTLRVKTKTLPREPISIEEIPEWNFDGSSTGQAEGSNSDCFLKPVAMFRDPFRGDPNKLILCEVLNYKHEPVATNHRHSCLQVMEEAKIARPWFGIEQEYTLLDVDGHPFGWPKQGYPGPQGPYYCGVGTGRVYGRDVVEAHYRACLYAGIRICGTNAEVMPAQWEYQVGTCEGVEMGDHLIVSRFLLHRVCEDFGIIASFDPKPMPGDWNGAGCHTNYSTEEMRNPGGISAINKAVEKLSKRHFWHIKKYDPTGGKDNARRLTGNHETASIFDFSSGVANRGASIRIPRHVGEEKCGYMEDRRPSSNCDPYVVTEALVRTTVLNETGELEDFCI